The genomic segment GCCACGCCCGCCTTCGCGAACTTCTCGTCCAGGTCGCCGCTCGGGGCGCCCGCGACACCGATGCCCGCGACGGGCGCGCCCTTGGCGGTGACCGGCGCGCCGCCCGCGAGGAACAGGGTGCCGGGGATGTCCTTCAGGTTCGGGGCCTGCTCCAGGCGCTTGGTCAGCTCGGAGGTGGGCGCGTTCCAGGACACGGCGGTGTACGCCTTCTTCACGGCGGACTCGGGGGACTGCGGGCCCGCGCCGTCGCCGCGCAGCTCGACGATGGTGTTGCCGTTGCGGTCGACGACGGCGACGGAGACGCGCTGGTTCTCCTTCTTCGCGGCGTCGAGGGTGGCCTGCGCGGCCTTGGTGGCGGCGGCGACCGTGAGGTGCGTGGACTGCGTCAGGTTCTTGTTGCCGGCGTCGGCGGTGACGGCGGCCTTGGAGGCGGCGTCGGGGGTGCCCGCGGTGGCGGAGACGGCGCCGAAGGTACCGGCGCCGAGGACGGCGGCGGTGGCGGCGACGGTGAGGACGCGGGTGCGGCGGGAGAGCTTCTGCATCGGGGGCTCCTGGGTGGTCGGCTCGTGGGGCGTTCGAGGGGTTCTTGCCTCTGCCCTCAATGCTGTGGCGGCACCCGGGCCCCACCCCTCCACGTACCGGCTCTGTGCGACGCGCGACTCGGCCGACACCAGGGTCAACCGATCGGTTGACCCCTGCGGGGTCCCGGTGGGCCACAATGAGGGTGTTTGCCCAGTTCAGGATGGCCGTACGGGATGGCCGTACGAGAAGGCCGTACGAGATGCCCGTACGAGAAGGAGGCCCCGCCATGGGACAGCACACGCCGGGCCTCGACCCCCGCGCCCCCGACCCCGACGCCCGCTGGCTCGCGGCCGTCATGCACACCGCGTTCTTCCTGCTCCTCGGGTCGTCGCTGGCGCGTTTCCTGATGCGGCACCCCGGCGAGCCCCGCACCCCGTGGATCATCGCGCTCTCGGTCTCCCTCGCGCTGCTCTACGTGCTCGGCCCCACCGTCGGCGCCCGCCCCACCGCGCCGCGCCGCCTGATCTGGCTGAGCCTGGTCGTGGCCGTCTGGGTCGTCATCGTCATACTCGCGCCGAGCTTCGCGTGGTGCGCGGTGCCGCTCTTCTACACCGGGCTCCGTACGCTGCCGCCGCGCGCCGCCCTCCTCCTGGTGGCCGTCCTGACCGCGTTCGTGGTCGTCGCGCAGCTGAAGCTCGCGGGCGCCTTCGACCCGATACTGCTGTTCGCGCCGCCCGCGTGGGCGGCCGTCGCCGCGGCCGTGTTCCTGTACATGCAGCGGCAGGCCGCCCGCCAGCGCGAACTGATCGACGACCTGATCCGCACGCGCCGCGAACTGGCCGCGACCGAGCGCCGCGAGGGCACACTCGCCGAGCGCCAGCGACTGTCCATGGAGATCCACGACACCCTCGCGCAGGGCCTCTCCAGCCAGCAGATGCTGCTGCAGGCCGCCGACCGCGTCTGGGACACGGACCCGGCGAAGGCGCGCACGCACGTCCGCACCGCGGAGTCGATCACCGAGCACGGTCTCGCGGAGGCCCGCCGCTTCGTGCAGGACCTGGCGCCGGCGGACCTCGCGGACGGCGGCGGTCTCCCCCAGGCGCTGCGGGCGCTCGCGGAGCGCGAGTCGGACGCGGGGCTCACCGTCCGCTTCCACGCGGAGGGCACCGCGCCGCCGCTGCCCGACCGGGTCAGCTCGGCGCTGCTGCGCATCGCGCAGGGCGCGCTGGCGAACGTACGCGAGCACGCGGACGCGTCCACGGCCGCGCTGACCCTGACGTTCCTCGACGACCAGGTGGTCCTGGACGTCGCGGACGACGGCAAGGGCTTCACGCCACCGACCGTTACTCGCGGTGCCGCTGCGGGTGTACGCGGACACGGCCTCCCCGCGATCCGCGCGCGGGCCCATCAGCTCGGCGGCACACTGACCATCGAGTCGGCGCCCGGCGAGGGCGCGGTCCTGTCCGTATCGATCCCGCTGACCCCACTGGAGGCACAGTGACCGTCCCCGCCCCCGTCCGCCTGCTGGTCTGCGACGACCACGTCGTCGTACGCGCGGGCCTGCTCGCCCTGCTCGGCA from the Streptomyces venezuelae genome contains:
- a CDS encoding sensor histidine kinase, whose amino-acid sequence is MGQHTPGLDPRAPDPDARWLAAVMHTAFFLLLGSSLARFLMRHPGEPRTPWIIALSVSLALLYVLGPTVGARPTAPRRLIWLSLVVAVWVVIVILAPSFAWCAVPLFYTGLRTLPPRAALLLVAVLTAFVVVAQLKLAGAFDPILLFAPPAWAAVAAAVFLYMQRQAARQRELIDDLIRTRRELAATERREGTLAERQRLSMEIHDTLAQGLSSQQMLLQAADRVWDTDPAKARTHVRTAESITEHGLAEARRFVQDLAPADLADGGGLPQALRALAERESDAGLTVRFHAEGTAPPLPDRVSSALLRIAQGALANVREHADASTAALTLTFLDDQVVLDVADDGKGFTPPTVTRGAAAGVRGHGLPAIRARAHQLGGTLTIESAPGEGAVLSVSIPLTPLEAQ
- a CDS encoding GlcG/HbpS family heme-binding protein; protein product: MQKLSRRTRVLTVAATAAVLGAGTFGAVSATAGTPDAASKAAVTADAGNKNLTQSTHLTVAAATKAAQATLDAAKKENQRVSVAVVDRNGNTIVELRGDGAGPQSPESAVKKAYTAVSWNAPTSELTKRLEQAPNLKDIPGTLFLAGGAPVTAKGAPVAGIGVAGAPSGDLDEKFAKAGVAALNR